In Vicinamibacteria bacterium, a genomic segment contains:
- a CDS encoding tetratricopeptide repeat protein, which yields MHALLLLFASLQSADEAARFFQAEDWTRAAAAYRRVVEREPENGRAWIRLGISLLSLSRYPDAIAAMEKADGLGFVPALTRFHLARAEALAGNPSRALERLESAVDAGFSSVSQLESEEAFTDLRNDSRFAAVVGRARDNAEPCEHIPEFRQFDFWIGTWEVTSGGQKAGDNRIEK from the coding sequence ATGCACGCGTTGCTCTTGCTTTTCGCGAGCCTTCAGTCTGCCGACGAGGCTGCCCGGTTCTTCCAGGCTGAGGACTGGACCCGGGCGGCCGCCGCCTATCGACGAGTGGTCGAGCGCGAGCCCGAGAACGGGCGAGCCTGGATCCGGCTCGGGATCTCGCTCCTGTCTCTCTCCCGCTATCCGGACGCGATCGCGGCGATGGAAAAGGCGGACGGGCTCGGTTTCGTTCCGGCTCTCACGAGGTTCCACCTTGCCCGCGCCGAGGCACTTGCGGGAAACCCTTCCCGTGCTCTCGAACGGCTCGAGAGCGCCGTCGACGCAGGCTTCTCTTCGGTGAGCCAGCTGGAATCGGAAGAGGCGTTCACCGATCTCCGAAACGATTCCCGCTTCGCCGCGGTCGTCGGCAGAGCCCGAGACAACGCCGAGCCCTGCGAGCACATTCCCGAGTTCCGCCAGTTCGATTTCTGGATCGGCACGTGGGAGGTCACTTCGGGAGGTCAGAAGGCAGGGGACAACCGAATCGAAAAG